The sequence TTTTTTCTTCTCTACCTTCCAATGTTTGAGATTCATACAAACTTTTTCATCCATTGGATCTCTTCAACTAtaaccttcttcctcctctttcctcaccatgtggcgccgccgccacctcgcccgCCGCTGTTGCACCCTGGCGTCACGGCGCGCTGCTGCTAGGCGCTACTGATGCTGCTGCCGCGCGCGCTGCTACGGCTGCTtctgccgccgcgcgccgccgtccccgctcCCCACCGGCGCCGAAGAAGATGGATTGAAAAAAATGTTGATCTAGATTTTGGTTTGTTGAATCTATTTTGTTGAGATGTTGAAATAGTCTCTAAAAAATGTTGAATATATTATTTCAAATATtgaactattttttttaatattttgaaTCTAATTTGGGTTTAATAGGCTTTATAGATACATAGTTTATACATCTTTCAGAAGTTATATAGGATGCTATGGTTTCAGAAGTTATATAGGAGGCCATGGGAGAGTGGTGGTGCGAGCGCGAACCCTGAGACTAAGCAGACGAGTTTGCTAAAAAAAACACTAAGCAGATGAGTTTTTGTTCCCTTTAAAATGGAGGCTATGGCCTATGGGCAAAACAGTTGACGGATCAAAGTCGCCAATGTCTCCTTCCAGCTGACGACATGGCCGAAACAATTTACCCCGAGTAATCTGACACTTTAATTATTAGAGGTGTGACCGGGTAGCCCCCGTGTGTACATACATGCACGTCGCGGTAATCGGTATGCAGGGGCGACGCATGCGTTTTTGACAGAGTCCTGCACTCACCAGAACGTTTTGCTTTATACTTTAATAACCACCCCAAAATGAAGTCAGGGCACGCCCAAAACCTCCGTACGGAGGCATCTGATCGCGATTTGTTAATGCAGGGCGCGACGCATGATTGGGCCCGATGCGTTCACTTGACACGCTCTTTGCTTGCgttgcccggcggcggcgcttcactTCGCCACCCCACCCCGGCGACGATCCGGTCGGAGGGCGCGGAACGGGTCCGCGTCCGACTCCATGCGGGGTGGCCGGGGCCCACCGCCAGCCACGTGAGCAGCTGAACCGGTCTGGTCCCGGCTACGCCACCCACCATCCCCACCCCACCTCGCCGCCAAAACGCCCCGCCCAAGCTTTTTAAGAGCCCCCGGCGCGCCTCCTTCCCCGCCAAGCCGCGCCGCGCAGCGCAGCACTTCATCTCCGGTTCTGTCTTTTCTCATCGACGCAGCGAGCGCGGGGAAGCCCGGGCCGGAGAGGCGACATGTGGGTGTTCTACGCGATATCGCTGCCGCTGACGGTGGGGATGGTGGCGGCGACGCTGCACTACTTCGCGGGCCCCGCCGTGCCGGCCCGcgtgctcgccgtcgtcggaTACGCCTGGCTCTGCTCCCTCTCcttcgtcgtcctcgtccccaCCGACATCTGGACGGTGCGATCCCGCCCGCCCCCCTCCTTGCTCGATCCACGCTGctagcgctgcgccgccgccgcggcctctctGTCAGCTTCCTGCTTAGTGTGATCATTTGGGCTTCCGAGGAATTAAGCTGCGCTTGCTCCGTGACCATACGTGATCAGAATAACATGGGAGGCGCCGTAGTTTTGGATGGATACTGCCATACTGGTAAAATGCGGCGTCGAGATTGGAGTTTTGATGAACCGTATGTGAACCCGTTGCTACTAGTTTGCTGCGGAATGATTTCAGATCATTCTGTGCAGGTAATGTCAATACTAATAACAAGGTAAAAATCGTGAAATCAATCGCGGGAGTGACTGGGGGTTAGGTACTTAGGTGGTGAAATCGTCAAATTAGCCGCATTAGACTGCTTCAATGGCTTGTCAACTCCTGCTGCATAATTAAAAGCTTAAGCAAACAATCACCATCAACAAACGGATTAGACTTTTGCTGTCGCAGTTTGTACATTCATACAATCCACTCGCGCCGTTACTTGTTACGCTATACTCGTGTACTGGTCTGCAAGCTAACCTATTTTCAATCTGTTGGCGCGCCGGCTGACCCGTTATGATCGGATTGCAGGCAATTTCAGGAAATCAGAACAGTGACGTCGGGTTCTTTTGGAGCTGGTCGTATTGGAGCACATTTATCCTAGCGTGGTATGTCAGCGATCCCGTGCGCTCTTGTTTGTACTGCATATTAACGGACAAAACGTGTTTCACTCTGTCTCCGTAGCTGCAGTGTTGGGAAGACCGGGAATGATTGTGTTTCTTATGATGAGCTCAAATAAACATGACATGTCATTTGCATAACGTTGATGCAGTGTGACACCGTTGCGTAAACATTGATTTTTTAACTGCACAGTTGGTCAACGTCAACGTTTACCTTAATTGTTTCCCTTTACTAGATAAACTAGGTCCTTTGACATGGTCTCTTATTTGCCCTGCGTTCTACAAGCACTAACCATGGATAAAATCTTTGGCCTCTTGGTTGGTATTGCTATTTCGTTTTACAATATTACATTGTTTCTCACCTGAGCTGTGGGCTTGTGGCTAACATAAGAAAAAGTACTTATGGGGCATCCTAATTGCCTAACTTTTTTTAGTGAACAACTTACTTCCTTATTTAGGTTAGCAGTTGGTAGGTTGTTTGTTGTAGACCGCAGTGTAAATTTACAGTATTGTCATTTGAAATTCTATCTATCTACCTGAACAGGTCTATTGTTCCCACTCTTCAGGGCtatgaagattctggagattTCACATTCAAAGGAAGGCTAAAAAGTAGCATCCAAAAGAATATGACATATTATGCAATTGTGGGATCCACTGGCCTTTTTGGACTCCTCCTGATTATTATCATGCGTCATAATTGGTATGGTTTAGAATTCTATCATGATTGTATAAACCTTGATCAATCTAATATGTATCTGCATCTGGGGTGCAAATGTGATTGCTCTGATTATACTGCAGTGGAACAAAAGGCCACAATTAACTCTCTTGAAATCTATCCAATTCCTAGCcacttccttaaatatctcttgaCAAACATTTTGTTTCTTGTGTTCAGTCCCTTTTTCAATCTTTGTTTGGAGAAGGGTTCATTTGAATTCTTGTTTCACTTTCGTAACTTAAATTATTGTCTGCTGGCAGGGTTCACGGTATCTTGGGCTTTGCCATGGCATGCTCAAATACCTTTGGCTTAGTGACAGGTGCCTTCCTGCTGGGTTTTGGCTTGAGCGAAATTCCAAGGAACATATGGAGAAATGCTGATTGGACTCACCGCCTCCAATTTTTATCTCACAAAGTTGCCAAGATGTCTACAAAGCTTGATCATGCTCACCAAGAATATTGCAGTACAATATATGTATGTGCTTTTCTAGATTCCAAATAGTCATATCCTGATCACTGCATTTATCTGAAGAACTGTTCCTTGCCTGATCTTAGGTTGTTCAATCCACCTCGAATCAAATGTCCAAGCGCGATCCATTAAGACCTTGCATGGATATCATTGATAATATGCTGGCTCGAATGGTATGGATTTTCAGGTACCACATGAAGTTTCATTTAAATATTGGATTAGTCATAACAATTCATCACCTCACATCCTTTTTTCCCTCAGCTACAAGATGATGCATTATTCAAGCCTTCTGGTGGAAAATTAGGGGAAAATGATATGGACTATGATACTGATAATAAAACAATGGCTACGCTCCGACGTCAACTTAGGAGAGCACATGAGGAGTATTATAGGCGTAAAAGGTACGATACAGTAGACCATTACAAGTTGATAGCTTTTATACCATGTTTTTTAATTAAAAAGAAAGGCTCGCATTTGTTCATGTCTACTGTGCTTAATTTTATATTCTACTTTTGCAGTGATTATCTGAATTGTGTAATGAAAGCCCTTGAGCTTGAAGACACTATTAGAAACTATGAGCAACGCGGTGCCAGTGGATGGTAAGTATTGTTTATGTTTGTGTAGAAATGGTTATGCCAGTTTATGAAATGTGCTTTTGTGGTAAAAGATTCTTGTTGGTATTTTAGGTTTATATCCTTTTTTCTGAGAATATGGAGAACTGTGTATCTTTGTATTAGAAGGAAAATGAGTTTGTTACAGCACAATCAACTGTAATTTAGGTATATCCACAGGTAGTTACAGTACAGGTCTTTCACACAATATATTTTTACTGGGAAAATTCAGAAGAATGTTGATGTGTCTTTTATTTTGTCTAATCATATTACAATAAGCTATCTTGGGAATTCTTTTTACTATTTTTACCACTGTAAATATTCCACTGACTTAAGCTATCTTTATCTGAATTTTGATTGATATTGCATATAAACAGAACATATTTGCTGGGCTTTGTTTATCATGTAGGATAAGTGCTGACTAGCGTACTGATATGTTCAGTTCAAACAATTAATACATTAGGCCCCTTCAATGCACTTGAGTGGTAATAAACATGGACATATCAGTATTTATCATGGATATTTCAGTATATTTACTCATGACATTTCACCATATATGCATTAACTTTTGTGCAAACTGCCTCAATCGTCAAGTGTTGCAAGCTGGTTATCAGCTTACCAGTCATCATCATACGAAATATTTCGAGAAGTCTGTTTCAAGCATCTTGTATCTCATTCATTGTTTACTTTTACAGGAAATATCTATCAAGTTTCAGGGAAAATCGATCAGGAACCATGGGGTCCTTCCTTGACTCCACAGGTATTTTCCTCCAATATCTCCTAATAATGTAACAATTGGAAATGTCTTGCAAGATTCTACTAGTTGTACTAATCATAAACGGTAACTTGACAATTATTCATGACGTGTAATTTTAACAGTGTTTCAAGAAATGTTATAGCAACAATATGTCTACCTGACCCTCTCAGTTATCATATAAGACGTGTATAGGGTTTCTAGCTAACCTCCATGATCTTCTTTCAATAATTTATGGAACTGATAAAAATGGCGTTGACATTTTCAGAGTTCATTTGGCGTTGTTTACTGAAAAAGCAACTTATGAGAGTACTTTCTGTAATCCTTGGCTGCATCTCAGCTTCCATACTGTTAGCTGAGGCTACTTTGCTACCAAGTGATGTTGATCTTTCACTTTTCTCCAATCTTATAAATGCTGTAGGAAAGCAAGAAGTTCTAGTGCAGGTATGGAGTTTGTCAGTTCTATTGATGTAACTTGTCCTTGTCATCATTGCCTTTAATTCAGAGTAAAATGCACAGGACCCCCACTATCACACACATATATGGTAATATGGCTATCTAAAGCATGATTTCTTTGCATGAGATTATGTTTAATCCTATTCTTCTCGTTTGTAGTGGTCATTTACATAACTAATTGTGCTTTAATCCGTGAACATGTTCCCTGATGGCTTGTCATAATTTATTCTTTTATAGGATCAAATATTGTTGTTTCTTGTGTAAAAAAGTATGTTGTTCCTTTtactaagtgtaatttttcatGAAAGGGGAAAAAATCAGAAAGCAATGTTTTATTTTTTGCTAATTCAAGTTGCCTCTTAACAGGTTGCTGCGTTTGTTCCCCTGATGTACATGTGCATCTGCACATATTATTCTCTATTTAGGATAGGGATGATGCTCTTCTATTCCTTGACCCCAGGACAAACTAGTTCGGTCAGCTTGCTTATGATCTGCTCGTAAGTTTCCCAATTTTCCATCTTCTGGTGCTTTGAATGGCATGAATTGTTAAAATTAATGCATCTTAGTATGATTTTTGCACCAAATATTTCTTTGCAGAATGGTTGCAAGATATGCGCCTCCTATTTCTTACAACTTCCTGAATCTCATTCACCTTGGTGGTAATGCTAAAACTACTTTTGAAAAGGTGATATTTTTTATATGTTCTTTTCCTGTATTTTGTACTATATTATCGG comes from Panicum virgatum strain AP13 chromosome 4K, P.virgatum_v5, whole genome shotgun sequence and encodes:
- the LOC120702053 gene encoding uncharacterized protein LOC120702053, whose translation is MWVFYAISLPLTVGMVAATLHYFAGPAVPARVLAVVGYAWLCSLSFVVLVPTDIWTVVQSTSNQMSKRDPLRPCMDIIDNMLARMLQDDALFKPSGGKLGENDMDYDTDNKTMATLRRQLRRAHEEYYRRKSDYLNCVMKALELEDTIRNYEQRGASGWKYLSSFRENRSGTMGSFLDSTEFIWRCLLKKQLMRVLSVILGCISASILLAEATLLPSDVDLSLFSNLINAVGKQEVLVQVWSLSVLLM